CATCGCGCCACCCCCGACGTCATTGCCGATATCGGGGATATCAATTTTCATAGCAGCTGGGAGCCGTAAAAATGGCTGGCGATCAAGAATGACCGGTGCAAATTCGTTCGAAACCAAGAACACATCATTGACGGCCCCTCCGACAGTCAAAACATCCAGACTACTCGACTTCTCCATACTTACTTCGTGTGGGCTCGTTTATATGCGGTATGTGCAGCGGTAGCGATATCTGCGGCAAGCAAACCATAATGCTCCCACAGTTCAGTAATTGTCCCCGACTGCCCAAACACATCGCGCACGCCGATACGCTGCAATGCAGCTGGTGCATGCTCACCGATGAGCTCTGCGATCACCCCACCGAGACCGCCAGTAATCTGAGCCTCCTCGACCGTCACCACTGCACGCGTTTTTTTGATGCTCTTCACCAGCGTGTCGACATCGAGCGGTTTAATGCTCGGGCTATTAATAAGCTCAACTTCGAGATCATTTTTAGCAAGTAGCTCGCAAGCTTTGATAGCCTCATATGCGAGCGGACCCGCAACAATGATCGTCACATCCTTCCCCTCGCGCCAGACTTGTGCCTTGCCAATCTCAAACGGCGAATCCGTGCTCGTAACTATCGGTGTTTTCTCACGTGCTAGGCGCAAGTAGGCTGGCTGTTTGGTCTTCGCTATCGCGAGTGTCGCCTTGCGTGCTTCGTGCTCATCACACGGCACGATTACTGTCATATTCGGCAGCGATCGCATCAGGGCAATATCCTCAAGCATCTGGTGTGTGGCGCCATCGTGGCCAACCGATAACCCAGCGTGCGAGCCAACTACTTTCACTGGCTGCTCGTTTAAGCACGCCGTTGTACGAATCTGTTCCCAATTTCTCCCCGGCGAAAATGCAGCATACGAGCTAGTAAATGGTATAAAACCTTCGGCCGCCAAGCCTGCCGCAACGGTGACGAGATTTTGTTCAGCAACCCCGACTTCAAAGTACCGGTCTGGATACGCCTTTGCGAAGCTTTCCATTTGTGTCGACTCCGTCAAATCCGCACAGAGCGCAACCACGCGCTCAT
The bacterium DNA segment above includes these coding regions:
- a CDS encoding transketolase family protein, with product MSKYAEHLSKELFSETITQTPTRKGFGEGLKQAGELDERVVALCADLTESTQMESFAKAYPDRYFEVGVAEQNLVTVAAGLAAEGFIPFTSSYAAFSPGRNWEQIRTTACLNEQPVKVVGSHAGLSVGHDGATHQMLEDIALMRSLPNMTVIVPCDEHEARKATLAIAKTKQPAYLRLAREKTPIVTSTDSPFEIGKAQVWREGKDVTIIVAGPLAYEAIKACELLAKNDLEVELINSPSIKPLDVDTLVKSIKKTRAVVTVEEAQITGGLGGVIAELIGEHAPAALQRIGVRDVFGQSGTITELWEHYGLLAADIATAAHTAYKRAHTK